From Variimorphobacter saccharofermentans, one genomic window encodes:
- the tnpC gene encoding IS66 family transposase, whose amino-acid sequence MAIKYTEEQLNSFDKVVLVQLLLANQEQLASIDQKLQLVLEQLATANHKRYGRSSEKLDIDQQIAFKEVDDQIVFFNEAEAVANLGEIDVEDEDTVKSKPTKRKGKREEDLKGLPIVKIEHTMSEEELRKEFGGSAWKQLPDEVYKRYKFTPSKVEVEEHHVAVYASKKDDHIIKAKHPGYLLRNSLVSPSLEAAIINGKYVNAVPLYRLEKEFERYNLNISRQDMANWTIQCADRYLAILYDYLHERIYDYHVLQADETPVLVNKDGRTAGSKSYMWVYRTGRMYQDKQIVLYDYQQTRNTSHPREFLKNFKGVCVTDGYQVYHTLDKERDDLTIAGCWAHARRRYDEAVKALPEKDQKSSLAYLALKQIQAIYREEKRLSELSPEERLKLRQVSVKPLVEAYFVWVKEHIGKVLSKSKTWSGFNYSINQEKYLKAFLDDGEVPMDNNAAEQSIRGFCIGKKNWVMIDTINGAKSSAIIYSIAETAKVNNLKPYNYFEYLLTEIPKHLDETDRSFCEDLLPWSPKLPAECRK is encoded by the coding sequence ATGGCAATAAAATATACCGAAGAACAACTGAATAGCTTCGATAAGGTCGTATTGGTTCAGTTGCTTCTAGCCAATCAGGAACAGCTTGCGTCCATTGACCAAAAACTTCAATTGGTGCTTGAACAGCTTGCCACAGCAAACCATAAACGCTATGGCAGGTCTTCTGAAAAGCTAGATATCGATCAGCAGATCGCCTTTAAAGAAGTAGACGATCAGATTGTGTTTTTCAATGAGGCAGAGGCAGTTGCCAACCTAGGCGAGATCGATGTCGAAGATGAAGATACCGTAAAATCAAAACCAACGAAACGCAAAGGCAAACGAGAAGAAGATTTAAAGGGACTTCCTATCGTTAAGATTGAGCATACCATGTCTGAAGAAGAACTCAGAAAGGAATTTGGCGGATCAGCATGGAAACAGCTTCCGGATGAAGTGTACAAACGATATAAATTCACCCCGTCTAAAGTAGAGGTGGAAGAACATCACGTAGCTGTTTATGCCAGTAAAAAGGATGATCACATAATAAAAGCAAAGCATCCGGGCTATCTTCTTAGAAATAGCCTGGTATCTCCATCGTTGGAAGCTGCTATCATAAACGGAAAATATGTCAATGCTGTTCCTCTTTACCGTTTGGAAAAAGAGTTTGAACGATATAATCTTAACATCTCCCGTCAGGATATGGCAAACTGGACCATCCAATGTGCAGACCGATATCTGGCAATCCTATATGATTATCTACATGAACGGATTTATGATTATCATGTACTTCAGGCAGATGAGACACCAGTCCTTGTTAATAAGGACGGGCGTACTGCCGGATCTAAGAGTTATATGTGGGTCTACCGTACGGGTAGGATGTATCAGGACAAGCAAATCGTCCTATACGATTACCAACAGACCAGAAACACAAGCCACCCAAGAGAATTCCTTAAGAATTTCAAGGGAGTCTGTGTTACCGATGGTTATCAGGTATATCACACCTTAGATAAAGAACGTGACGATCTGACCATCGCCGGTTGTTGGGCGCATGCCCGACGTAGATATGATGAAGCGGTCAAGGCTCTTCCTGAGAAAGATCAAAAGAGCAGCCTTGCATATCTGGCATTAAAGCAGATACAGGCAATCTACCGGGAAGAAAAGCGATTAAGCGAGCTCTCACCGGAAGAAAGACTGAAACTTCGCCAGGTCAGTGTGAAACCATTGGTAGAGGCTTACTTTGTATGGGTAAAAGAACACATCGGCAAAGTTCTTTCAAAAAGCAAAACATGGAGTGGATTTAACTATTCCATCAATCAGGAAAAATATCTAAAAGCATTCCTGGATGATGGTGAAGTGCCAATGGACAATAATGCTGCTGAACAATCAATCCGTGGTTTTTGTATCGGTAAGAAAAACTGGGTAATGATCGATACCATCAATGGGGCTAAATCCAGTGCCATTATTTACAGTATTGCCGAAACGGCGAAAGTAAACAATTTGAAACCTTATAATTACTTCGAATATCTTCTGACAGAAATCCCGAAGCATCTGGATGAAACAGACCGGAGTTTCTGTGAAGACCTGCTTCCGTGGTCGCCAAAGCTGCCTGCGGAATGCAGAAAATAG
- a CDS encoding ABC transporter ATP-binding protein: protein MKSMNNRFFNNVHGASYIMMLCWTLNKKRVVLEFLRSLLDYGERIVYGIYFFKIIFFLIEKKAGFSEIIGIDLIAMGILAVVTLFNKWFDIWYTPISNNEISGKLNLKIFKKSAEVDLECYEDTNFYNTIMLSSEQANEKVTSAMQNIIKLYTSMLASIFVIIYIFTINRTNVLFLLCPVVGLVFVAKKVNKMYYLRYVNSLPFYRVIDYVNRIMSLENYSKEVKLTNIFEVMQAKYTEAYKGIKKVAKDCALKVISLNVTQCMLVFVFFSNGILLYNAYCTSITKTISFYNFIVLANAIGSLAWIIVDTLNFIGKMSDNALCGNNLKHFFEYENKVVNNEYSVSPEKESDTIRIKNLFFTYKNADEPVLKNINMEINKNEKIAIVGENGSGKSTLIKLILRLYDAQEGEILYNNKNIKSYKINEYRKLFTTAFQDFQVFSLTIAENILNREIKNQDDYTKVEKALCKSGMNEYTQTLKKKYDSVLTREFAEDGEVLSGGQNQKLAIARAYANDFSIGIFDEPSSALDPIAESQVYKSIMDTCSDKMLILVSHRLSSVIDVDKIYMMENGEIIESGCHDELIKLDGKYAKMYMNQAKSYQE from the coding sequence ATGAAAAGTATGAATAATAGATTTTTCAATAATGTCCATGGAGCATCTTATATTATGATGCTCTGTTGGACATTGAATAAAAAACGAGTTGTGTTAGAATTCCTAAGGAGTTTATTGGATTATGGAGAAAGAATAGTATACGGTATTTACTTTTTTAAAATTATATTTTTCTTAATAGAAAAAAAAGCAGGTTTCTCTGAAATAATAGGTATTGATCTTATAGCAATGGGGATATTAGCAGTAGTTACATTATTTAATAAGTGGTTTGATATCTGGTATACTCCAATTTCAAATAACGAAATTAGTGGAAAATTAAATCTTAAAATTTTTAAAAAATCAGCAGAAGTTGATTTAGAGTGTTATGAGGATACTAATTTTTACAATACAATTATGTTATCAAGTGAACAGGCAAACGAAAAAGTAACTTCAGCCATGCAAAATATTATTAAACTCTACACCTCTATGCTTGCATCAATATTTGTAATAATTTATATTTTTACAATTAATAGAACGAATGTATTATTTCTGTTGTGTCCCGTTGTAGGACTCGTTTTTGTTGCAAAGAAAGTCAATAAAATGTATTACCTTAGATATGTAAATAGTCTACCTTTTTATCGTGTCATTGATTATGTGAACCGAATTATGTCACTTGAAAATTATTCGAAAGAAGTAAAACTTACAAATATTTTTGAAGTAATGCAAGCAAAATATACAGAAGCATATAAAGGAATAAAAAAAGTTGCAAAAGATTGTGCATTGAAGGTTATATCGTTAAATGTAACACAGTGCATGTTAGTGTTTGTTTTTTTTAGCAATGGAATACTGTTATATAATGCTTATTGTACATCTATAACAAAAACAATATCTTTTTATAATTTTATTGTTTTGGCAAACGCGATTGGAAGTTTAGCTTGGATAATAGTTGATACGTTAAATTTTATTGGTAAGATGAGCGATAATGCTTTATGTGGAAATAACTTAAAGCATTTCTTTGAATATGAAAATAAAGTTGTTAATAACGAATACAGTGTATCACCTGAAAAAGAATCAGATACGATTAGAATAAAAAATCTGTTTTTTACATATAAGAATGCAGATGAACCCGTTCTTAAAAATATTAATATGGAAATCAATAAAAATGAAAAAATTGCAATTGTTGGAGAAAACGGTTCCGGGAAAAGTACTTTGATTAAGTTAATATTAAGATTATATGATGCACAAGAGGGAGAAATTTTGTATAACAATAAAAATATTAAATCCTATAAAATTAATGAATATAGGAAGCTCTTTACGACTGCATTTCAAGATTTTCAAGTATTTTCTTTAACAATAGCTGAAAATATTCTTAACCGAGAAATAAAAAATCAAGATGATTATACTAAAGTTGAAAAAGCACTTTGTAAGAGTGGAATGAATGAGTATACCCAAACATTGAAAAAGAAATATGATAGTGTGCTCACCAGAGAGTTTGCTGAAGATGGTGAAGTTTTATCAGGAGGGCAGAATCAAAAGCTAGCAATAGCAAGAGCATATGCGAATGATTTTTCTATTGGTATATTTGATGAGCCTAGTAGCGCCTTAGATCCGATTGCTGAAAGTCAAGTTTATAAAAGTATTATGGATACCTGTAGCGATAAAATGCTTATCTTAGTTTCTCATAGACTATCGAGTGTTATTGATGTTGATAAAATCTATATGATGGAAAATGGCGAGATTATTGAATCAGGATGTCACGACGAACTTATAAAGTTAGATGGCAAATACGCTAAAATGTATATGAACCAGGCGAAAAGCTATCAGGAGTAA
- the tnpC gene encoding IS66 family transposase: MIENYSVNQLTKYTKKEIIDLFLNQQESLKLLRGEMELLNKNMNLLLEQLKVSNQARFGSSSEKIDIEISEQLQLCFNEAEVTIATAGEIAEPTIEQVVSGHTRRVKPQGKRDADLEGLPIRVEEHFLSEEKLQELFGGSYRRLPDEVYKKLDFHPATFEVVEHHVAVYCGNKNQTIVRADRPSELLKNSIVTPSLLAAVLNAKYINSLPLYRLEQEFKRYDVNISRQVMSNWVITGSERYLSLLYDRMHDELYKSHVLHADETPFKVTKDGRDTMTNSYMWVYRSGKDGGGPPAILYEYQKTRKSDHPAQFLKEFQGVVVCDGYQSYHKIANERPDELKVAGCWTHARRRFAQLCKALGKEKAKGTLAEAAVGQIAAIYHVDNSLSDLKQDEKLRERQLHVKPLVEAFFTWVKANRHTVPEKSETGKAFTYCINQEQYLRTFLEDPTVPLDNNSAEIAIRSFCVGKHNWHLIDTINGAKASAIVYSIAETAKANNLKPYNYFKFILEEIPKYVDGKDTKFLEDLLPWSPNLPDECKKQSN; this comes from the coding sequence ATGATAGAAAACTATAGTGTAAACCAATTAACTAAATATACTAAGAAAGAGATCATAGATCTTTTTCTAAATCAGCAAGAGAGCCTAAAACTCCTTCGTGGGGAAATGGAGCTGCTAAACAAAAACATGAATCTATTATTAGAGCAGCTAAAGGTCTCCAATCAAGCAAGGTTTGGAAGTTCCTCTGAAAAGATTGATATAGAGATTTCAGAACAACTTCAATTATGTTTTAACGAAGCAGAGGTTACCATTGCTACTGCAGGAGAGATTGCAGAGCCAACAATAGAGCAAGTAGTGTCTGGGCATACACGTCGTGTAAAACCCCAAGGGAAACGAGATGCGGATTTGGAGGGGTTACCTATTCGTGTGGAGGAACACTTTCTTTCAGAGGAGAAGCTACAGGAACTTTTCGGTGGTAGCTATCGTAGGCTACCTGATGAAGTTTATAAAAAACTTGATTTTCATCCTGCAACCTTTGAAGTTGTAGAACATCACGTAGCCGTGTATTGCGGTAATAAAAATCAGACAATCGTACGGGCAGATCGTCCTTCAGAGCTATTGAAAAATAGCATTGTTACACCTTCGCTTCTTGCTGCAGTATTAAATGCTAAATATATAAACTCCCTACCTTTGTATCGTCTTGAGCAGGAATTTAAAAGGTATGATGTAAATATCTCAAGACAGGTAATGTCTAACTGGGTCATTACTGGAAGTGAACGATATTTATCGCTTCTTTATGACCGGATGCATGATGAGCTTTATAAAAGTCATGTGCTTCATGCAGATGAAACCCCATTTAAGGTAACAAAGGATGGACGTGATACCATGACCAATAGTTACATGTGGGTATATCGCTCTGGTAAGGATGGTGGAGGGCCCCCAGCAATCCTATATGAGTATCAGAAAACTCGTAAATCAGATCATCCTGCACAGTTCTTAAAGGAGTTCCAGGGCGTAGTGGTTTGTGATGGTTATCAAAGCTATCATAAGATAGCCAATGAGCGGCCTGATGAACTGAAAGTGGCAGGATGCTGGACTCATGCGAGAAGACGCTTCGCCCAGCTATGCAAAGCCCTTGGCAAAGAGAAAGCCAAAGGAACTCTAGCAGAAGCTGCAGTTGGTCAGATAGCAGCTATCTACCATGTGGATAATAGCCTATCAGATCTTAAACAAGATGAAAAACTACGTGAACGACAACTTCATGTCAAGCCTTTAGTAGAGGCCTTCTTTACGTGGGTAAAAGCCAATAGGCATACAGTTCCTGAAAAATCTGAAACAGGAAAAGCTTTTACTTATTGCATAAATCAAGAACAGTACCTACGTACTTTTCTAGAGGATCCAACAGTGCCCCTGGATAATAATTCTGCTGAAATAGCAATTCGCAGTTTTTGCGTTGGTAAACATAATTGGCACCTGATAGATACTATAAATGGAGCAAAGGCAAGCGCAATTGTGTACAGTATTGCAGAAACCGCAAAGGCAAACAACTTAAAACCTTATAATTATTTTAAATTTATCTTAGAAGAGATTCCTAAGTATGTAGATGGAAAGGATACAAAGTTCCTAGAAGACCTACTTCCATGGTCTCCAAATCTTCCAGATGAATGCAAAAAACAAAGTAATTAA
- a CDS encoding integrase core domain-containing protein, with protein MCRSYSKKAYPWDNACIEAFHALIKREWLNRFKIYDYNQAYRLVFQYIDTFYNTIRIHSHCGYLSPNEYESSYWDKLNKMERKEARYEAC; from the coding sequence ATATGCCGAAGTTACTCTAAAAAGGCATATCCGTGGGATAATGCGTGCATAGAAGCCTTTCATGCATTAATAAAAAGAGAATGGTTGAATCGATTTAAGATATACGATTATAACCAAGCATATCGTCTGGTATTCCAGTATATTGATACCTTTTACAATACAATTAGAATACACAGCCATTGTGGATATCTTTCACCTAATGAATACGAATCCAGTTACTGGGATAAACTGAATAAAATGGAACGAAAGGAAGCAAGATATGAAGCATGTTAA
- a CDS encoding glycosyltransferase family 4 protein, producing the protein MKLSYVCTWNKIKELTWSGTTFYLMKAMEKYFDLTNYDIQMDYPNGTIVNHNSSLGRAILSRKAKKILKESDANIVFQIDDYVIMEDKINCIYQDLSIDSILYHSKYKRDIFLHSNFEEVDEELLENRNKWQKQFLDKVDFVFTMSEWLAENLIHYTKLPPKKIHVVGAGVNIDVSKVNYSHKVGNKILFIGRDFERKGGVLTIEAFMLLKERMPEAELFIVGPVNKPFIGEVNGIHFIGELPYDKLPDYYNLCDVFCMPSIFEAYGIVFAEALIYGLPCIGRNDFAMSELIKDSYSGYLLNQDSPDILAEKMYDLLKNKEIHENVKKEHKNYVETYSWDAVAQRIYNILDDNKFKNI; encoded by the coding sequence ATGAAATTATCATATGTTTGTACTTGGAATAAGATAAAAGAGTTGACGTGGTCGGGGACAACCTTTTATTTAATGAAAGCAATGGAAAAATATTTTGATTTAACAAATTATGATATTCAAATGGATTATCCCAATGGAACTATTGTGAATCACAATAGTTCATTGGGACGTGCAATCCTTTCTAGAAAAGCTAAAAAAATATTAAAAGAAAGTGATGCCAATATAGTATTCCAAATAGATGACTATGTTATTATGGAAGATAAAATTAACTGTATTTATCAAGATTTAAGTATTGATAGCATACTTTACCATTCTAAATATAAAAGGGATATATTTTTACATAGTAATTTTGAAGAAGTTGATGAAGAGTTGCTAGAGAACCGTAATAAATGGCAAAAACAATTTTTGGATAAAGTTGATTTTGTTTTTACAATGAGCGAATGGCTAGCTGAAAACTTAATTCATTATACAAAACTACCACCAAAGAAAATACATGTGGTAGGAGCAGGAGTTAATATTGACGTTAGTAAGGTGAATTATAGTCATAAAGTAGGCAATAAAATTTTATTTATTGGCAGAGATTTTGAAAGAAAAGGGGGAGTTCTAACAATCGAAGCATTCATGTTGCTAAAGGAACGAATGCCAGAGGCTGAATTATTTATAGTTGGCCCAGTAAATAAACCATTTATTGGAGAAGTTAATGGAATACATTTTATAGGTGAATTGCCATATGATAAACTACCTGATTATTACAATTTATGTGATGTGTTCTGTATGCCTTCAATATTTGAAGCTTATGGAATAGTATTTGCAGAAGCATTAATTTATGGATTGCCTTGTATTGGACGAAATGATTTTGCAATGAGTGAATTGATCAAGGATTCCTATTCAGGATATTTGCTAAATCAGGATTCTCCAGATATATTAGCAGAAAAAATGTACGATTTACTAAAAAATAAAGAAATACATGAAAATGTAAAGAAGGAGCACAAGAATTATGTTGAAACATATTCTTGGGATGCGGTAGCACAACGTATATATAATATACTAGATGATAACAAGTTTAAGAATATTTGA
- the istA gene encoding IS21 family transposase, with amino-acid sequence MTKYREIIRLTGLGFTQRNIMQSCDVAQKTVVKVQHRAKELNLSWPLDESLTDAALEKLMFPKNNKEVSNKRMPDFAHIRKELLRNGVSKKLLWTEYMEECRLNNEEPLMYSQFCYYIQQDEQKRRATMHINRKPGEQVEVDWAGDPAHIIDPDTGEIINAYVFIGVMTYSQFTYAEAFINEKQRAWIAAHVHMYEYFGGVAKILVPDNCKTAVIHNGGWYNQQLNTVYHEMAEHYGTAIIPARVRKPKDKPNAEGSVGNISTWIIAALRNEQFFSLPELNRAIKEKLDEFNKRLFQKKEGSRLDLFRDEELPLLAPLPATSYELAEWKQATVQFNYHISIDGMLYSVPYEYIKRKVDVRVTDKTIEIFYNHNRIASHRKLNGRKGQYDTIVEHMPEDHQKYLEWNGDRFREWAKRIGNNTYKVVDAILTSKRVEQQTYKGCMGLLKLADKYSVKRLEAACEKALSYTATPSYKSIKNILTAGQEKSLSEEQPIESTQNKYGITRGAGYYGR; translated from the coding sequence ATGACCAAGTATCGTGAAATCATAAGGCTTACAGGTCTTGGATTCACTCAACGTAACATCATGCAAAGCTGTGATGTTGCCCAGAAAACCGTCGTCAAGGTTCAACACCGTGCCAAGGAGCTTAATCTCTCATGGCCATTAGATGAATCACTGACAGATGCAGCTCTAGAGAAACTGATGTTTCCTAAAAACAACAAGGAAGTTAGCAATAAGCGAATGCCCGATTTTGCTCACATCCGCAAGGAATTACTCCGCAACGGAGTCAGTAAAAAGCTCCTGTGGACAGAATATATGGAGGAGTGTCGCCTTAATAACGAAGAACCGCTCATGTATTCTCAATTCTGCTATTACATCCAGCAGGATGAACAGAAACGTCGCGCTACCATGCATATCAATCGGAAGCCTGGCGAACAGGTTGAAGTTGATTGGGCTGGTGATCCGGCACATATCATTGATCCTGATACTGGTGAAATTATCAATGCCTACGTATTCATTGGTGTCATGACTTATAGTCAGTTTACATATGCCGAAGCATTCATTAATGAGAAACAACGGGCTTGGATTGCTGCGCATGTTCATATGTATGAATACTTCGGTGGCGTTGCAAAGATACTTGTACCAGATAACTGTAAAACCGCCGTTATTCATAACGGTGGATGGTATAATCAGCAATTAAACACTGTCTATCATGAAATGGCAGAACACTATGGAACCGCTATAATTCCGGCAAGGGTTCGTAAACCAAAAGACAAGCCTAATGCGGAGGGAAGCGTAGGAAACATATCTACATGGATAATAGCTGCACTAAGGAATGAACAGTTCTTTTCTCTTCCCGAGCTAAATCGGGCTATAAAGGAAAAGCTGGACGAGTTCAACAAAAGGCTCTTTCAAAAGAAAGAAGGTAGCCGATTGGATCTCTTCCGCGACGAAGAACTGCCATTACTGGCCCCCCTACCTGCTACCTCTTACGAACTGGCGGAATGGAAACAAGCCACCGTTCAGTTCAATTATCACATATCTATCGACGGAATGCTATACTCAGTTCCCTATGAATATATAAAACGCAAAGTCGATGTTAGGGTAACAGATAAAACTATTGAAATCTTCTACAATCATAATCGCATCGCGTCCCATCGAAAGCTAAATGGCCGAAAGGGGCAGTATGACACCATCGTGGAACATATGCCGGAAGACCACCAGAAATATCTAGAATGGAATGGCGATCGTTTCCGCGAATGGGCGAAGCGGATTGGTAACAATACATACAAGGTAGTGGATGCAATCCTTACCTCCAAACGTGTGGAACAACAGACTTATAAAGGCTGTATGGGGCTTCTAAAACTGGCTGATAAATATTCAGTCAAACGATTAGAAGCTGCCTGCGAAAAGGCACTGAGCTACACAGCGACACCAAGTTATAAGAGTATAAAAAATATACTCACGGCTGGTCAAGAAAAGTCTTTATCAGAAGAACAACCCATAGAATCCACACAGAATAAATACGGCATCACCAGAGGTGCCGGCTATTACGGGAGGTAA
- a CDS encoding IS3 family transposase, translated as MTEALFLEAAIKEEQLLEQGKRRLNVSGVLKILGVSRSGYLSWKKRLPSKREKRKRIIKERIIDIYKDSHQNYGAPKITECLRKEGEIIAEKTVGNYMRELGIKAQYVKPYTVTTINSDFSNELKNILEEQFNPQKPDAVWCSDITYIWTYEGFVYLTR; from the coding sequence ATGACCGAAGCTCTGTTTCTGGAAGCTGCTATAAAAGAAGAGCAGCTTCTAGAGCAGGGAAAACGCCGGCTGAATGTCTCTGGTGTGCTGAAAATATTAGGCGTTTCAAGAAGCGGATATCTGAGCTGGAAAAAACGGCTTCCATCTAAAAGAGAGAAAAGAAAACGTATCATTAAAGAGCGGATTATCGATATCTATAAGGACTCCCATCAAAATTATGGTGCGCCAAAGATAACCGAATGTTTAAGGAAAGAAGGAGAAATCATTGCTGAAAAAACCGTAGGTAATTACATGCGTGAGCTTGGAATAAAAGCGCAGTACGTAAAACCTTATACAGTGACAACAATAAATTCAGATTTCAGCAATGAGTTAAAAAATATACTAGAGGAGCAATTTAATCCCCAAAAACCGGATGCTGTTTGGTGTTCAGATATTACATATATTTGGACATATGAAGGCTTTGTATATCTTACTAGGTAA
- a CDS encoding glycoside hydrolase family 113 produces the protein MNTELFVKGITYGWNSSRGDYKSEYGIDSMKTLKETNSDWIAISFSLIQDKFLSTKIYFDYEKSLTDSEIIYAIENAHKMGLKICLKPVVNPLDGVWRGFISFSEVYEYWCEWYQSYNSAMLHYAEIAEQYHCEMFCIGCEMAMTERRTEEWVHLIEQVRKVYKGRLTYNVNHDSYKSVKWWEYLDIISVSAYIEMKSTTDLDIMRDSWISYKEEMKKLYDTYHKPIIFMEIGCISGTGCSKEPWKYDLINTAPINEDEQALYYSAAFESLWNEDWFGGFFWWDWPIKLYPLEEAKNDISYSPYGKKAEKIIREWYSK, from the coding sequence ATGAATACAGAATTATTTGTAAAAGGAATAACATATGGCTGGAATTCTTCCAGAGGAGATTATAAAAGTGAGTATGGAATTGACTCAATGAAAACATTAAAAGAAACAAACAGTGATTGGATTGCAATATCCTTTTCGCTTATTCAAGACAAGTTTTTATCAACAAAAATTTATTTCGATTACGAAAAGTCTTTAACAGATTCTGAAATTATTTATGCAATAGAGAACGCTCACAAAATGGGATTAAAGATATGCCTAAAGCCAGTTGTAAATCCGCTTGATGGTGTTTGGAGAGGTTTTATTTCTTTTTCAGAGGTCTATGAATATTGGTGTGAATGGTATCAATCATACAATAGCGCAATGCTACATTATGCAGAAATTGCAGAACAATATCATTGCGAGATGTTTTGTATTGGTTGTGAAATGGCAATGACAGAAAGAAGAACAGAAGAGTGGGTGCATTTAATTGAACAAGTAAGAAAAGTATACAAGGGAAGGCTTACTTACAATGTGAATCATGACTCTTATAAATCCGTTAAATGGTGGGAGTATCTTGATATCATAAGTGTAAGCGCTTATATAGAAATGAAATCAACCACAGATTTAGATATTATGCGTGATAGCTGGATTTCATATAAAGAAGAAATGAAAAAGTTATATGATACATATCATAAGCCAATTATATTTATGGAAATTGGTTGTATTAGCGGTACTGGATGTTCAAAAGAGCCTTGGAAGTATGATTTAATCAATACGGCTCCAATCAATGAGGATGAACAAGCTTTGTATTATAGTGCAGCATTTGAGTCTTTATGGAATGAAGATTGGTTTGGTGGATTTTTCTGGTGGGATTGGCCAATTAAATTATATCCATTAGAGGAAGCAAAAAATGATATTAGTTATTCTCCTTATGGAAAAAAAGCAGAGAAAATAATTAGAGAATGGTATTCAAAATAA
- the tnpA gene encoding IS66 family insertion sequence element accessory protein TnpA, whose amino-acid sequence MSSTTSMIATRYRLQEWAEQVRACQNRPDGMKVIDWCAQNNITKADYYYRLRKVREACLESMPKDMVSTSIVPVPAEVMNPKSAPSTSTGLDISVNGFSIHVTEATSLDLLSTILQVISHAQ is encoded by the coding sequence ATGAGCTCAACAACAAGTATGATTGCCACACGCTATCGATTGCAGGAATGGGCTGAGCAGGTTCGTGCCTGTCAGAATCGACCTGATGGAATGAAAGTCATCGATTGGTGTGCACAAAACAACATAACCAAAGCGGATTATTACTATAGACTTCGCAAGGTTCGGGAAGCCTGTCTCGAAAGCATGCCAAAGGACATGGTTTCAACATCAATTGTGCCGGTACCGGCTGAAGTCATGAATCCTAAATCTGCTCCGAGCACAAGTACAGGTCTGGATATCTCTGTGAACGGCTTTTCTATTCATGTGACAGAAGCTACATCATTAGATCTACTGTCTACAATACTACAGGTGATCTCTCATGCTCAATGA
- the tnpB gene encoding IS66 family insertion sequence element accessory protein TnpB (TnpB, as the term is used for proteins encoded by IS66 family insertion elements, is considered an accessory protein, since TnpC, encoded by a neighboring gene, is a DDE family transposase.): MLNDATCFKQIYLVTGYTDLRSGIDRLAGIIETQTGIDPFSPDTLYLFCGRKADRIKGLVWEKDGYLLLYKRLAAGQYQWPRNAAEVRVLTPQQFRWLMEGLTITPKKSVKPVSPEYVT, translated from the coding sequence ATGCTCAATGATGCCACATGTTTTAAGCAAATCTACCTAGTGACTGGATATACAGATCTTCGTTCCGGTATTGACCGTCTGGCTGGTATCATAGAAACGCAAACCGGTATAGATCCTTTTTCGCCTGATACACTTTATCTTTTTTGTGGAAGAAAAGCGGATCGTATAAAGGGGTTAGTCTGGGAAAAGGATGGCTATCTCCTGCTATATAAGCGCCTCGCAGCTGGTCAATATCAATGGCCTCGTAATGCTGCAGAAGTTAGAGTTCTAACCCCACAGCAATTCCGTTGGCTAATGGAAGGGCTTACCATAACCCCGAAGAAGTCTGTAAAGCCGGTATCACCGGAGTATGTTACATAA